One genomic region from Deltaproteobacteria bacterium encodes:
- a CDS encoding DUF3015 domain-containing protein gives MKKMIFVALAAFAFIPTSAFAANYGMAGCGLGSIVFGSDPGFMQVFAATTNGTFASQTFGITTGTSNCTDGGAVVRGQEQKAFVEANYAQLSRDTARGEGEYLAAFSTLLGCKVEKQNEVFVRSQASHDQIFQSEANPDQVIQGFKAALSADEKLAASCKL, from the coding sequence ATGAAGAAGATGATCTTCGTTGCCCTCGCCGCCTTCGCCTTCATTCCGACCTCGGCCTTCGCCGCCAACTACGGCATGGCCGGCTGCGGTCTCGGCTCCATCGTCTTCGGCAGCGACCCGGGCTTCATGCAGGTCTTCGCCGCCACCACCAACGGCACCTTCGCCAGCCAGACTTTCGGCATCACCACCGGCACCTCCAACTGCACCGACGGCGGCGCCGTCGTCCGCGGCCAGGAGCAGAAGGCCTTCGTGGAGGCCAACTACGCCCAGCTCTCCCGCGACACCGCCCGCGGCGAGGGTGAGTACCTGGCCGCCTTCTCCACCCTCCTGGGCTGCAAGGTCGAGAAGCAGAACGAGGTCTTCGTCCGCTCGCAGGCCTCCCACGACCAGATCTTCCAGAGCGAGGCCAACCCGGATCAGGTGATCCAGGGCTTCAAGGCCGCCCTCTCGGCGGACGAGAAGCTCGCCGCCTCCTGCAAGCTCTAG
- a CDS encoding DUF4105 domain-containing protein — MRPALVALLLAALASPAAAAPTLDALVERAGKEELHLLRGWQRLGHWRPTRSGGFVSDVDGPDFFLAKGGARDPAAELSATLRALFEAGPPEDLTPEARKGWRHPQCRFPARLAFLSGLLPLAEAGLPRVRCPTLETWVETLDPGGATLVFAASYLNSPASMYGHTFLRVDRADGGPELLSYAVSYAAVPWTEFPPLYAILGLTGGFPGRFTSSPYYLQVQTYSEVEFRDIWEYELSLTPRQVRQLVLHAWELGQTFIDYWFLDENCSFHLLALIEAAVPEVRLTDRFNLYTVPIDTARALLEQAGLVRAIRRRPSHVARMQARREQLGDDEWRLVEAIVREGLASRREALSALPEARQALVLDSAHDLFVYRRGLHDRFGERADTPKRRAERAEVDALVLARAKLRLPTPETPLPPPVRPDHGHDSARLAGDVGLDGGGPFLRAMVRPAYHDPTDPQEGFDADTALEFFATRAELRPHLAPDPDALLLSMDLIRISSLTPVGRWIRQPSWRIRWSGGIPLDRPCREWRCAEVRLDGGPGVAWRPFGDARYTLAAYADLDLALTPGLPAWGRLGARVEGAAFMSPTRAWRSVVRLSYRHDLVGGDDPTRRGAIRTTLEQALRISEHHTLRLALELDDERVSARIGFAQYF; from the coding sequence ATGCGCCCCGCCCTCGTCGCCCTCCTCCTGGCCGCCCTCGCCTCGCCGGCGGCCGCCGCGCCCACCCTCGACGCCCTCGTCGAGCGGGCCGGGAAGGAGGAGCTGCACCTCCTGCGCGGCTGGCAGCGCCTCGGCCACTGGCGCCCGACCCGGAGCGGCGGCTTCGTCTCCGACGTCGACGGCCCGGACTTCTTCCTCGCGAAGGGGGGCGCGCGCGATCCGGCGGCCGAGCTCTCGGCCACCCTGCGGGCCCTCTTCGAGGCCGGCCCGCCCGAGGACCTCACCCCCGAGGCCAGGAAGGGCTGGCGCCACCCCCAGTGCCGCTTCCCCGCCCGCCTGGCCTTCCTCTCCGGGCTCCTCCCCCTGGCGGAGGCGGGCCTGCCTCGCGTGCGCTGCCCCACCCTGGAGACCTGGGTCGAGACCCTCGATCCGGGCGGCGCGACCCTGGTCTTCGCCGCCTCCTACCTCAACAGCCCCGCCTCGATGTACGGCCACACCTTCCTGCGCGTGGACCGCGCGGACGGGGGCCCCGAGCTCCTCTCCTACGCGGTCTCCTACGCAGCGGTGCCCTGGACCGAGTTCCCTCCCCTCTACGCCATCCTCGGGCTGACCGGCGGCTTCCCCGGCCGCTTCACCTCCTCGCCCTACTACCTGCAGGTGCAGACCTACTCCGAGGTCGAGTTCCGCGACATCTGGGAGTACGAGCTCTCGCTGACGCCGCGCCAGGTGCGGCAGCTGGTGCTCCACGCCTGGGAGCTCGGGCAGACCTTCATCGACTACTGGTTCCTCGACGAGAACTGCTCCTTCCACCTCCTGGCCCTCATCGAGGCGGCGGTGCCCGAGGTGCGGCTCACCGATCGCTTCAACCTCTACACCGTGCCCATCGACACGGCGCGGGCCCTGCTCGAGCAAGCCGGCCTGGTACGGGCGATCCGCCGCCGCCCCTCCCACGTCGCCCGGATGCAGGCCCGCCGCGAGCAGCTCGGCGACGACGAGTGGCGCCTGGTCGAGGCGATCGTCCGCGAGGGCCTCGCCTCCCGGCGGGAGGCGCTCTCGGCGCTGCCCGAGGCCCGCCAGGCCCTCGTCCTCGACTCGGCCCACGACCTCTTCGTCTACCGGCGCGGCCTCCACGATCGCTTCGGTGAGCGGGCCGACACCCCGAAGCGAAGGGCCGAGCGGGCCGAGGTCGACGCCCTGGTCCTCGCCCGGGCGAAGCTCCGCCTGCCCACTCCGGAGACGCCGCTCCCGCCCCCGGTGCGGCCCGACCACGGCCACGACTCGGCCCGGCTGGCCGGCGACGTCGGCCTCGACGGCGGTGGCCCCTTCCTCCGCGCCATGGTGCGGCCCGCCTACCACGACCCCACGGACCCGCAGGAGGGCTTCGACGCCGACACCGCCCTGGAGTTCTTCGCGACCCGGGCGGAGCTGCGGCCTCACCTCGCGCCGGATCCCGACGCCCTCCTCCTCTCGATGGATCTGATCCGCATCTCCTCGCTGACGCCGGTCGGCCGCTGGATCCGCCAGCCCTCCTGGCGCATCCGCTGGTCCGGGGGGATCCCCCTCGACCGCCCCTGCCGGGAGTGGCGCTGCGCGGAGGTGCGCCTCGACGGCGGACCCGGCGTCGCCTGGCGGCCCTTCGGCGACGCCCGCTACACCCTGGCCGCCTACGCCGACCTCGACCTCGCCCTCACCCCCGGCCTCCCCGCCTGGGGGCGCCTGGGCGCCCGCGTGGAGGGGGCCGCCTTCATGAGCCCCACCCGCGCCTGGCGCTCGGTGGTCCGCCTCTCCTACCGCCACGATCTGGTCGGCGGTGACGACCCCACCCGCCGCGGCGCGATCCGCACGACCCTCGAGCAGGCGCTCCGCATCAGCGAGCACCACACCCTGCGCCTCGCCCTCGAGCTCGACGACGAGCGGGTGAGCGCCCGGATCGGCTTCGCCCAGTACTTCTGA
- a CDS encoding ChbG/HpnK family deacetylase: protein MNRQLVVNADDFGMTAGVSRGIARAYDEGLVTSASLLANLTGFEEAVKIAHARPGMSVGLHLNLTDGSPVSPADQVRSLVDDRGRFHGYRAFSLRLLSGRIVRSELRREIDAQFERLERAGIQPSHVDGHRHIHLLPLLFDAVAAAAEQRGVRTVRCPAGLGGRAAPAGIASARELGFIGFGRLHYGRLADRGLQTADCFLGAGFRSRGDLEDAVGRLADLPAGLTEWMVHPGEVDAELIFCDDYLQKREEELEFLCSKEAAEAVEAAGLKLVNFHREPKLRVSAGASQRVA, encoded by the coding sequence ATGAATCGCCAGCTCGTCGTGAATGCAGATGACTTCGGCATGACCGCCGGAGTGTCCCGGGGGATCGCTCGCGCCTACGACGAGGGTCTGGTCACCTCCGCCTCGCTCCTCGCGAACCTCACCGGCTTCGAGGAGGCCGTGAAGATCGCTCACGCGCGGCCGGGGATGAGCGTCGGCCTGCACCTGAACCTCACCGACGGCTCGCCGGTCTCACCGGCCGACCAGGTCCGGAGCCTGGTCGACGACCGCGGCCGCTTCCACGGCTACCGGGCCTTCTCCCTGCGCCTCCTCTCGGGCCGCATCGTCCGCAGCGAGCTGCGGCGGGAGATCGACGCCCAGTTCGAGCGCCTCGAGCGGGCCGGCATCCAGCCGAGCCACGTCGACGGCCACCGCCACATCCACCTGCTTCCCCTGCTCTTCGACGCCGTCGCCGCGGCGGCGGAGCAGCGGGGCGTCCGCACCGTGCGCTGCCCGGCGGGTCTGGGCGGTCGCGCGGCGCCGGCGGGCATCGCGTCGGCGCGGGAGCTGGGCTTCATCGGCTTCGGCCGCCTGCACTACGGGCGCCTGGCCGATCGCGGCCTGCAGACCGCCGACTGCTTCCTGGGCGCCGGCTTCCGCTCGCGGGGGGACCTCGAGGACGCCGTCGGGCGCCTCGCCGACCTCCCCGCCGGCCTCACCGAGTGGATGGTGCACCCGGGTGAGGTCGATGCCGAGCTGATCTTCTGCGACGACTACCTCCAGAAGCGCGAGGAGGAGCTCGAATTCCTCTGCAGCAAGGAGGCCGCCGAGGCCGTCGAGGCCGCCGGCCTGAAGCTGGTGAACTTCCACCGGGAGCCCAAGCTGCGGGTCAGCGCCGGCGCCTCCCAGCGGGTCGCCTGA
- the ffh gene encoding signal recognition particle protein, translating into MLETVSRGFRAAKHRLSGKAEITDQSISEAVRDIRVALLEADVDLKVAKAFVARVKEKALGEVVQVKTKGKKGAMQVSPGDHFIKICHDELEALMGPVEPGLAFASKGPTKVMMVGLQGSGKTTTAAKLARRLKEEGKSVLLVAADIYRPAAVDQLQQLGARLSIPVHHTPDTAPPVLCEQALELAKKQKTDVVIFDTAGRLAIDEPMMAELEAVKSRTRPENILLVCDAMIGQDAVRTAATFDERLDLTGFVMTKLDGDARGGAALSIKDVTGKPIKYLGLGEGLDKLEDFRPEGLASRILGFGDIVGLMQDFETHVDEEEAERDAGKILSGNFDLDDFVKQIQTLQKMGSLSDLLEKFPLFGQLPEGFSIDDRELLRVKAMVGSMTRKERAHPEIIDTSRIKRVAKGSGTKEADVKGLLDRFKGMRDIFKKLGPDGSLGLLGNLPGLKNLAMLKQLKGQEAELAGLFGGPGGPGGSPFGLPQLGGPMAMGPDGPVPTGPMTQAEIDRARRYGWQEQGVPKSMSKSERNKRDKKRKDAKKARKQARKRKR; encoded by the coding sequence ATGCTCGAGACCGTCTCCAGAGGATTCCGCGCCGCCAAGCACCGCCTGTCGGGCAAGGCGGAGATCACCGACCAGAGCATCAGCGAGGCCGTCCGGGACATCCGGGTGGCGCTCCTCGAGGCCGACGTCGATCTGAAGGTCGCCAAGGCCTTCGTCGCCCGGGTGAAGGAGAAGGCCCTCGGAGAGGTCGTCCAGGTCAAGACGAAGGGGAAGAAGGGGGCGATGCAAGTCTCCCCCGGCGACCACTTCATCAAGATCTGCCACGACGAGCTCGAGGCCCTGATGGGCCCGGTGGAGCCGGGCCTGGCCTTCGCCTCCAAGGGCCCCACCAAGGTGATGATGGTGGGCCTCCAGGGCTCGGGCAAGACGACCACCGCCGCGAAGCTCGCCCGCCGCCTCAAGGAGGAGGGCAAGAGCGTGCTGCTGGTGGCCGCCGACATCTACCGCCCCGCGGCGGTCGATCAGCTGCAGCAGCTCGGCGCGCGCCTCTCGATCCCGGTCCACCACACCCCGGACACGGCCCCCCCGGTCCTCTGCGAGCAGGCCCTCGAGCTGGCGAAGAAGCAGAAGACCGACGTGGTCATCTTCGACACCGCCGGTCGGCTGGCCATCGACGAGCCGATGATGGCCGAGCTGGAGGCGGTGAAGTCCCGGACCCGGCCCGAGAACATCCTGCTCGTCTGCGACGCGATGATCGGCCAGGACGCCGTGCGGACGGCGGCCACCTTCGACGAGCGCCTCGACCTCACCGGCTTCGTGATGACCAAGCTCGACGGCGACGCCCGTGGTGGCGCCGCGCTGTCGATCAAGGATGTCACCGGCAAGCCGATCAAGTACCTCGGCCTCGGCGAGGGCCTCGACAAGCTCGAGGACTTCCGCCCCGAGGGCCTCGCGTCCCGCATCCTGGGCTTCGGCGACATCGTCGGCCTGATGCAGGACTTCGAGACCCACGTCGACGAGGAGGAGGCCGAGCGCGACGCCGGGAAGATCCTCTCGGGGAACTTCGACCTCGACGACTTCGTCAAGCAGATCCAGACCCTGCAGAAGATGGGCTCGCTCTCGGACCTGCTCGAGAAGTTCCCTCTCTTCGGGCAGCTCCCGGAGGGCTTCTCCATCGATGACCGGGAGCTCCTCCGGGTCAAGGCGATGGTCGGCTCGATGACCCGCAAGGAGCGCGCCCACCCCGAGATCATCGACACCTCACGCATCAAGCGGGTGGCGAAGGGCTCGGGCACCAAGGAGGCCGACGTGAAGGGCCTCCTCGACCGCTTCAAGGGGATGCGGGACATCTTCAAGAAGCTCGGCCCCGACGGCAGCCTCGGGCTCCTCGGCAACCTGCCGGGCCTCAAGAACCTCGCCATGCTCAAGCAGCTCAAGGGCCAGGAGGCGGAGCTCGCCGGCCTCTTCGGCGGCCCCGGCGGCCCGGGCGGCTCGCCCTTCGGCCTCCCGCAGCTCGGCGGCCCGATGGCCATGGGCCCGGACGGCCCGGTGCCGACCGGCCCCATGACCCAGGCCGAGATCGACCGCGCCCGCCGCTACGGCTGGCAGGAGCAGGGCGTCCCCAAGTCGATGAGCAAGTCCGAGCGCAACAAGCGCGACAAGAAGCGCAAGGACGCGAAGAAGGCCCGCAAGCAGGCCCGGAAGCGCAAGCGCTAG